The following nucleotide sequence is from Bactrocera oleae isolate idBacOlea1 chromosome 2, idBacOlea1, whole genome shotgun sequence.
ATGAACAATTGGTACGCAATGTTGCCAAAGCATATCCCGGACGCGCTTCTTCAGCTCAAACGCTCGACGTATTTATGACGCTTTTGTCACTGGGTCGCAATGGTTACTTGGATTTAGTGAAAGAGCGCAagacaaattttgaatatttacacATGCGCATGCAGGAATTTGCCGCAAGTCATGGAGAAATGTTGTTGGAAGCAAAAGGCAATCCAATATCTCTGGCTATGAGCTTAAGACAATTTCAAGTCGCTAACATGGAACTAACGAAATTCGGTTCAATGTTGTTTACACGCGGTATTTCAGGCGCACGCGTTGTGGCTGTAGGAGATTGCCGGAAAATTGAAGGACAGGAATTTATAAGTTAGTAAtcgatttcaaataaaaatacaattattatattgaatTGTATGCTTCTTTCACAGGTTGGGGTACACATCACTCGGCTACACGAACTGCTTATTTAACAATGGCTGCCGGTTTGGGTATTACAAAATCAGAAATTGAtaattgctttcaaaaattgcaAGCATGTTGGGAAGCATTTTCGGACcagaaatcaaaaaataaaaacaataaaaaataataataataaggaaCTGGTACTTACCAGTTGTAatcattttttctttaattttgcctTTAACGACGAGTCGATGATGTTTggttttgcaaatttaattaatgtcGCTCACTATTTACATGCTCTGTTAATTACTTCATTtaaaaaagtgcaaaattaaaaaattgcagtcattattatttttctaaatctaaaacaaacaaattgattGATtcataagcaataaaaaaaaattaattaacatacgATATAGTCTATTCGTATCTATTGTCATTTAAGACTTCATTAAATTCTACTTTCTGTTTTCTTTGTCGTAACCTAATTCGTGGCGTTTCTCAATTGCTGTAGTAGCGTCTTTCatctgcaaaaacaaaattattttagtagTTTGATTTTCCCCAATGgcttttcaattaaaatgctAACCTCGCGATTCTTCTTTTCCAGTGCTTCTTTCATGCGTATTTCGATCTTGGTCAGCGATGCATTATATTCTGTTTTAAGACGTTCGTATTCGCGTAACATGTGCGCCTCTTTGTCTTCCGCATAGCGCTGTGAATTGAATAGAATgttgaaaaacattattttataatacatatacaaagtGGGCACTTTTATTGTACAACACACGACAGGATTTGTCAATAGGTTTATATGGCTCTGAGTCGGGCCAAACTCAAGAAAttgactttaaatattttaaagttttagggCACCTTGGTAGAAATTTCGTCTAAATCCGCCGAAAGCTGGACTTTTGTAAAGCTAATACTGTAAGTTTTGACCTCTTCAGACCTCTTGAGATGGGTATTAGATGAGTGGTGTTCGTTGGGCATACAAAAAAGGTGGTTAGAGTCACACAgtgactcattgcatgcaggataTATATTTGGTAGGTCGTGGTCGATTCAGTGGTAGgggtttaacctgctacagtatccagaacgaagttgagCAGgagtcactctagattcgcgaagCAACTTGAGATTTTATTTCTCACCCATTCTATCTTATCTATCTTGAATgagatgttgttgtttttattgttgtcgttgcagcaaaaaatattccttaagtaatttcgaggaatgaTTCCGAGTTTACAGTCCTTGGCTGGATAAAAATCCGTCTCCGTTCCagttacttagacccgactgtcatgGGAACGGAATGAGATCTCAGAGGTAAATGACTTAAGAAAGGGGCTATTATGGTAACGAGTTCCCCCTGTATGTAAAAGTTCTAGCATTTTGGTCTGTCAACCATTTACCTTACACCGGATTTAGAGAAGAGAAGATGTTTTTTTTCTGTATTCtgtaaaatagtatttaataGTTACTTTTTTGCATAATTACCTTATAATTCGCCGCTGTATGCTTAGctgaattatatttcttttgccATGTCGCTAAAGATTTTTCATGTGCTCGTTCCAACGACAGCACCTTGTCCTTCCACTCCGATTCAATATCATCCACATGTTTGCGTTGATCTTCCCATTGTGCCATCACAGCCTTCATAGATTGACGTTCAGCTTCGATTTGCAATTGCCTTTCTTCCAACTCCTTGGATAATTGCGCTACACGCTGATTTTTGGCTAATAATTCATCGCGACATTTATGCAATATTGCAGTTTGCTTTTCAATCATTTCATGCGCTTCAGCATCCTTCTGCTTCAGTATATCCTCCATATGTTCGCGCTCTGCGAGTATGGCTTGCTTTAGCAGTTCCACCTCGGTGGTGCGCTGTTGCAGATCGTCACTCACAAGTTGGTATTCGcgttgtaaacaaatatttttctcttcGGCTTGATGAAGTTTTATTTGGAAACGTTTTATTTCGCCAGCGAAGAGTTTCGCCATTTCGTCACGTATACGTGATTCAATTTGTTTTACTTCGGCGACGGGAAGACGGCTAAATTCTGATTTGCTATTGGCATTTTCATCATTGGATTTTTGCTTCGGTGGAGACGTTGTTTCACTAATGGGTTCCGATGCACTACTATGGCTCTTTATGTAATCTTCGAAACGTGCTGCTTTATTTTTCAGCTCACGTATGAGTGTCTCTTGCTGTTCGCTGAGCTTCAGTTTTTCATTGAGTTCTGATATGATAGTTTTGGATTCTTGCAATTGTTGCGTAAGATCGTCGATTTCctttttattaattgaattgACATTACTTAGCTTAAGGTTTTGGATTTCGAACTATAAttgatatgtatgtttaaaaatGTCGTGTTTTGTTCTCTTAATGTACACTTACCTTcgttatttcagatatataatCTATGCATTTGCTACAGTTGTTTGAACTGTCTGACTTCTTTGCTTTGTAGTTCGCAGTCTTCTCTTTCTCCCAACGGTCCTTTAACTCCTTCACATCGCGCTCGTGACACATTTTCTCAGTTTCAAGTATTTTCGTCAATTCAGATGATTTTACTTCGGCTAATTGCAGCGCTCGCTGCATATTGGCTATCTTCTCGCGTTGTTCTTGCAACTCTTTAATGCTATCTGTGTTACGTAATTTTTCAATCTCATAACCCATCGCTTCTTTTGTGTTAGATATCTCAATGTAGAGATTCTTCAGACGATCACATTCGGCCTGCGCATCTTTcagcaaaaatttatgtttttctaatTCCAGCCGCATGTTATCAGCTGTTGTGCGACTGCGCAAATTTTGGTTCTCCTTCATTATTTGCTCATAGTTAACTTTCATGCTCTCATGTTCTTGCTTAAGCTCCTCCAAATCAACTTCAAAGTTACGTAATTGCACATCTAACTTTTGGCGCTCCTGCTCATGACTTTTACACTCCGCTTCAAGACGCGCACTTTGTTCTAGTAGCGCCTGCTTTTCGGCTTTCATTTGCTGTTGCAGTTCTTCAATGTCAGTACTGTAACTAGTGTTATTATGCCTGTTTGCCGCTTTAATGCATAGCTCTTCGTTTTCCTGTTCAAGCAGCTTTAGGCGATTCTCAAGTCGCACATTTGTCTCCTTAAGTGTGGAAATTTGTACCAATGCTTTGTTTTCTTCCTCGCGTAGTGTGCGAATTTCTGCAGTTTTTTCATCAAGATTTTGTTGTAACCGTCGTATTTCATCACGCTTGCCTTTTATATTGGATAATGCACGATAGAGTTCACCCTTAAGGTTAACCAAACGGTCTGTGGTGGTTAAGGGCGTGCTACCCACTACTTTGCCATGAGTCTGACTTAGACGGCCAGGTGTATCCTCTTGATTGTGTTGATGCAGCACACTATCCATCACATCCAGCTCAGCTGTTGTATGCTCCAAACGCTCAGTTAacgaatttatagttttttccaTAGTTCTAATTTGTTCCTGTAGACTGGCTATGAACTTTTGTAAACGCATATTTtcctaagaaaaaaatagaaaacttgtattaataatatttcggTGGTTTTCTCGTatgatgatgttgttgttgtaccagcagaaaacattccaaaaataattttgagaatgCTACCGAGTTGACAATACTTTACCGGAAGGACAAaggggtccgttccggttacgtagaacAGACTGTCGGTGGAACGGCTTTTtcgtatgttgttgttgttgtaacggttacctagtccccgcttgGTTGATAAGatatagtttggttgtcgtcgagctCATCTAACGGGAAACCCAGGAAACGGCTGTTTCGACGcagtcggaccatagggaaatgggtgttagatgagtggggtcaTGCAAAgaggcatgcaaagaggtggttagtgtcatacGGAGACttattgcacgcaggacatatatTTGATTTGTCGgatctattctggataagtaggaatttaacctgctacaatatccagaacaaagttgcgcgagggtcactcacgaggcaactcgagctctacgtctgctatgggtggtgatTTGACtgctagtacgccattcactgagagggagtcggtgaaagtgttaatggctccactgtgaatagCGGTCAGTACTTGTctaaagttcgttgcgtccgaagtctggtcggcgtactggttcgattggggacatcaagataCATCCCGtaatagtccggagtgcagtgttttgacaagtctgaagctttttcgtctgcgttgcactacatccaaGCGACCATATTGGAGCAGCATAATTTAACACCGTATTTTCGTATGTCGTACCTGTTGATAGTCCTGCCGCGCTCTAAATTCCTGACACGTCCTTTGCGCGTCAGCTAATGCATGATTCAAGTCGTTTATTTTGCCAGATTTCTCGAGCAACATATTTTCATGACTGCTTTGCAATGCGACATAACGTGCGTGTAAACTTTCCATTTCGCTTGTTTTTTTATCCAACTTACAAACTAGCTGCTCCATTTGCTGTTGCATAACGTCCATTTCGGCTCTATGTCGCTCTTCCATTTGTTTCCTTTGCAATTCGGCATTGCGCTGACTATTTTTGCCCAAATCCCGCTCTACCATATCGTATTTTTGCTGCACATCACTCAAAAGCATTTGTGT
It contains:
- the asl gene encoding myosin-11 encodes the protein MSIFQGTESIQVNTSLDRAAEEEALADQRRRQEELGNLLQNAFDDLEEDETTVDSTTNFHSHLNDEPPTHAKQAHPQLQNNNIHALQLPPAAFDAEVHQLKMLLESRTRESEHFKKLASDEQKKRDELQKRLCIAEAELDRALTSKKSTHELLVECKEKCSNLENNISKLRSEKKSLESEHNIVLGKLETTQMLLSDVQQKYDMVERDLGKNSQRNAELQRKQMEERHRAEMDVMQQQMEQLVCKLDKKTSEMESLHARYVALQSSHENMLLEKSGKINDLNHALADAQRTCQEFRARQDYQQENMRLQKFIASLQEQIRTMEKTINSLTERLEHTTAELDVMDSVLHQHNQEDTPGRLSQTHGKVVGSTPLTTTDRLVNLKGELYRALSNIKGKRDEIRRLQQNLDEKTAEIRTLREEENKALVQISTLKETNVRLENRLKLLEQENEELCIKAANRHNNTSYSTDIEELQQQMKAEKQALLEQSARLEAECKSHEQERQKLDVQLRNFEVDLEELKQEHESMKVNYEQIMKENQNLRSRTTADNMRLELEKHKFLLKDAQAECDRLKNLYIEISNTKEAMGYEIEKLRNTDSIKELQEQREKIANMQRALQLAEVKSSELTKILETEKMCHERDVKELKDRWEKEKTANYKAKKSDSSNNCSKCIDYISEITKFEIQNLKLSNVNSINKKEIDDLTQQLQESKTIISELNEKLKLSEQQETLIRELKNKAARFEDYIKSHSSASEPISETTSPPKQKSNDENANSKSEFSRLPVAEVKQIESRIRDEMAKLFAGEIKRFQIKLHQAEEKNICLQREYQLVSDDLQQRTTEVELLKQAILAEREHMEDILKQKDAEAHEMIEKQTAILHKCRDELLAKNQRVAQLSKELEERQLQIEAERQSMKAVMAQWEDQRKHVDDIESEWKDKVLSLERAHEKSLATWQKKYNSAKHTAANYKRYAEDKEAHMLREYERLKTEYNASLTKIEIRMKEALEKKNREMKDATTAIEKRHELGYDKENRK